Within the Acyrthosiphon pisum isolate AL4f unplaced genomic scaffold, pea_aphid_22Mar2018_4r6ur Scaffold_16191;HRSCAF=16852, whole genome shotgun sequence genome, the region aatataaaccaaattttatcaactaaaaaaaatactcattttaaaaacgattaaaaatttgtatttagaatacACTGTATAGTATTCCTAATAATATGTTGGTGgagaattattcaaaattaaattattttttttttatatttacttataagagAACCAatctgaatttattataatatatttagaaatcattatctatataaatatcttaaactGTTTACAGTATGCCCAAAAATCTTACCATTTTCATTTGGTGAAACACCAAGCAATGCTGGTGATTCAGTGCAAGTCGTCTGCACTGTTGTTAAAGGTGATAAACCTTTACGTATTAGTTGGAATTTTTATGGGGAAGAGTTATCATCTAATATGGGTATTACTACAACGCCTGTAAGTGATTCAATGAATGTCTTATCTATACCTTCTGTCGGAACTGCAAATCGAGGAAACTATACTTGTGTATCTAAAAATTCAGCTGGATATGACTCGTATACAGCTCAACTGTTGGTTAATggtagcattttaaaataaaattagtatgcTTACTGTAGATGATGCAGCACTCCTCTTCCAGTAGATGCCTATCCTCGAGGTAACTTGACAATAAGTttctaacttaatttttttgtcgTCAGttcattaaataagtattagggtaatcatctaaatattaaaaattattaaaccattTATTACTCGGTGGTAGAATCATGAATAGTTTTTGTTgatcatcattaataatataacttataagttaataagttataataagcTAACACGTACGTTTGCAGTTCGACCACAAATCTTGCCATTTTCATTTGGAGATAATCCCAGTAATGCAGGTGATAAAGTTCAAGTTGGATGTACGGTTGCAAAAGGTGACCAACCATTGCGtataaattggaatttttatgGCGAAGAACTATCGTCAAACATGGGCGTTAGCACCATGGCTGTTGGAGATTCaatgaatgttttatttattccaTCCGTTGCTCCTTCGAATCGAGGAAATTATACTTGTGTAGCAAAAAATCCTGCTGGATATGATTCATATACGTCTCAACTTTTGGTTAAtggtatacattatacctatactctttagtctatattattaaatacacgcAACTATTGTTTAGTAGTGCAACAGTTCTGAATCCTATTAATTAATCcttttatcgttttaaaaaatatattaattgtatatttaggtacctactgaataaaccaacaaaactaaattatacagtaatttattgtattagaattgtattgttgaaaaaaaaattgcacacaTATTTTTACTTCCTATATAGTGCGTccaaaaatattaccattttctttTGGTGATACACCTAGCAATGCTGGAAATACTGTTCAAGTTGCATGTACAGTCTCAGAAGGTGATAAACCGTTACGTATTAGTTGGAATTTCTATGGTGAAGAATTATCATCAAACATGGGCGTTAGTACTATGCCCGTTGGAGAATCAATGAACGCATTGTTTATCTCATCTGTTGCCCCCTCAAATAGGGGAAATTACACTTGTGTTGCACAAAATTCAGCTGGGCTTGATTCATTTACAGCTCAACTTTTAGTTAACGGTATCCAATATTACTcggattttaattatttttacatgtgTATATATAGTGCAGCACTCTTTATCCTAACCCTATCCTAATAGcgtttaaaattgaatgtagAAATATAACCATTTTGTCatcctaattaaatatttctttgtatcattacatataaaatatataattatgtacgatgtacctacaacaaaataatattttattttaaaattataaaaaatgtacaattttatagaaatatgaaTCAGCCATTTggcaatattacctatatattgattCTTACAGTACGTCCTAAAATATTACCATTCTCTTttggtgattcaccaagcaacGCTGGAAACCCTGTACAAGTCGGGTGTACTGTTATGGAGGGTGATAAACCTTTACGTATTACTTGGAATTTTTATGGCGAAGAATTATCATCAAACATGGGTGTTAGTACTATGCCTGTTGGAGATTCgatgaatgttttgattataCCATCGGTGGTTCCTTCTAACCGCGGAAATTACACTTGTTTAGCAAAAAATTCAGCTGGAAATGATTCTTTTACTGCTCAGCTCTTAGTAAATGGTAGTGATTTTACTCCCCAATTAAAAGTAACTATtagatttactataatataatgtgcatatgtttttaaatctttagttattatttattatttatgcatatatttcCTCATTTAATTCTATTGAATCATAATTGAAAAATCCtttaaaacgattaaaaataaaatgaatttggGTTGTAGTACACGTGTcgaacatttaaatgtattactaaGAACTACCTATTTCAGTATTACCAAAGATCGTACCTTTTTCGTTTGGAGACGGACCGGTAAATTCTGGCGAATCTATTCAAGTCGTGTGTTCGGTATCAAAGGGCGATCGTCCAATGTCAATAACTTGGAGTTTTTATGGTGAAGCGTTATCGTCCGATATGGGTGTGACCACACAAATGTTGGGAGATACGACTAATTTTTTGTCTATTCCTTCGGCTGGTCCTTCAAATCAAGGAAACTATACTTGCATCGCTAAGAACAATGCAGGACTTGACACGTATACTTCACAGCTCGTGGTCTAcggtatttaacaaaaaaaaaaaaacgggaataACGATAATGTTAACAAAACTAGCAGCATGGTTAACGCGTAACGAATTATCGTTTAGTTTTACAAGGAGACACTATTAACAACAGCACTGCAGCTTAATAttcctattataataacaataactagaggtatttattataaatatatttataatcgttTAAACTGATTCGTCTATCATATTAGGTGTATATTAGTTTAGACGTCAATGTCGGTATAGGTATCATTAGCTGATGTAAAtactaattgtaaaatattaatttgtttagttcATAGTGTTCCCCCTATCACTACACCACCTAACTTATATTGCATTTATACACAAATGAGTTTTTGGACGTTGttggtaattatttttagtattacccAAAATTTTGCCGTTTTCCTTCGGAGACGGACCCGTCAATGCCGGCGAGTCTGTCCAACTGTCTTGTTCAGTGGCCAAAGGCGATAAACCCATGTCGATAACTTGGAGTTTTTACGGCGAAGAACTGTCTTCCCACATGGGTGTCACCACGCAAATGTTTGGTGACACGACAAATTTTTTATCGATCCCTTCAGTCAGTGGCTCGAATCGGGGAAATTACACTTGTGTCGCTAAAAACTCGGTTGGGCTCGACTCGTTTACATCTCAACTGATGGTCAACGGTACAATAacgagttatttttatattcatcgcATGTCCCGTAcattataaaccataatattttattgttctcaGCACAACGCTTACAACAGGTGGTGAGTTTTTTCCTGTAATTTATCCAATTTAACAAATACACACGATCTCGTCCTCGtgatcataggcgcaaattgggggAGGCTTGGGGttgctaagccccccccccccccaaaaataaaaaacctaggacatacaataataatatgctatattgcaatagtctgcttgtctttaatatattcagccccccaaGCCAAAAGTTGGAATTGCGCCTATGCTCgtgataataatttaccatcGTTTTATCACTGATAGCTAGGTTCGCTATTAGCATAATGAAACACTTGTGACTTGTCTActctaataatttatgcatatttttatatcaatacctATGCTTTATCCAACGGCTGTTCGAACTCAAAAACTGCAATACCTGTTGCAATAATtagtttttggattttttttcgtaaaatcatatactataatatactctcATCGATATACATTTTACGTTTGGAAAAATGTACTATTTGAGTAGGTCGTTTCGTTTTacacaattattgttttctgtgtttataaattgttattttatggtGTTATAGTCTTACCGCATATCGTTCCGTTTTCTGTTGACGAGAAAGTAAGGTCTGGAGATAGCATACAGTTAAACTGTCACGTTTCAAAGGGGGATAAACCTCTAGAACTCAACTGGTTATTCAACGACGATGAACTCTCCTCGGAACTGAGTGTGACAACAACCAAACTTGGTTCAAGTTCTAGTGTACTTACCATCGGTACCGTGTCTGCAGCACACACGGGAAAATATACCTGTATAGCTTCTAATCGAATCGGATCTTATGACTATTCAACGTACATAAACGTCGAtggtacacattttaattttaacaaaagttTTGCTTGCGATTTATATAACGTTGCCTTAATATTTAACgtctgatattttatttttcgtctaACTTATTCATAGTTGATAATACTAGTACGTATTGTTTATAGTTTCGTCCGTaaccatttaatttaaatgattccTTTAATCATTCCGTTTATTTTGATCGATAAACCTATAGGTAGATAGGCTATAACACGTAGGAGCCGAACGTATAACCTATAACCATAATGTGTATGGGCAGTTTCAGattcaaattttaaagtttatagaCGATAGAGAAATcatgaaaaattaacaataatttattgttatgaaacgtTAATTTCGGAAAACTAGCTTTTattaaactacatattatacgtatgttACTGTTTAATATTGTCCACACGTAtaacgtaatttaaaaaataatcttgcAATTTGTACACATGAACAATTCCATTTCATAGTCCCTCCTAAGATGACGCCTTTTACGTTCGGTGACGATATCCCCGAGGCCGGTGAAACGATTTCGATCCAGTGCACCGTGTCTTCCGGGGACATTCCCATCGAGTTCGCGTGGACGTTCAATGGTAAATCGACCAGTGACTTGGCGAACGTTTTTGTGTCGAAAAACGGACGTCGAGTCAGTGCGTTAACTGTGGAATCGTTAACTGAGAAGAACGTCGGAAACTATTCGTGTCACGCCAGAAATATGGCTGGAGAAACCGGCCACACCGCGTCATTGTACGTGAACGGTAACTACCCGCTGATAAAAATCCGGGCGGCAGGGTCGtcgtaaatgtatattatatttataggtagtataggtacctacataaacctAGCATGCGCACTAGAATTGCAGAAATCTTTGCAAATAATTGTCAATATTGTGTGTGGGACGATCATTTTGACTACTGCGGATTACAATGATTTTGAATGAAAATATCTCATTctttttttcttaatagttttttcaatgtttttagtatCATTCGATCGgaagaaaaataacattttcttaaATTGTTGATGTATCtgtttaaatatatgaattaataatatactaaaatactgaattatagtattgtttttcAATCCGAAATATCTAAATTGATAGATAGGTAAGTGAACAGAAACGTTTTCAGAATTGAATTGCCCGGTTTCTATTTTTCCACTATTCTATAAACATTGAGTTTTGATATTGctcattgataaataaaataaaaatgtttcgattaacattcaaaatttatttaatcgaaaaaaaatggtaaaaatgttattctacTTCCGACTGTGAAATCAAATATAGTTCAAATTAGTTTTCTTATTTCAATAACACAAAAATATGCTTTGTCAAATTAATGTAGTCTTCGGTTAAACCGATCATCCctcatacctacttaatatatagaACACTTTTGGTTGTACACATATGGAGCGATTCTTATATCGCAGAACACTCGGTATTCGTTAACCTGACATAACCTTAATTACCCTTACCCGACCAGCTAGCGGTTGGACCAGTAGAGAACGATACcaaaaattgcataatatattattattgtatacatacatgattccgcatgttttttttatgcaacgttgccatttaaatttattagctctcattattataaaatataaattataat harbors:
- the LOC100569260 gene encoding Down syndrome cell adhesion molecule-like protein 1 homolog; amino-acid sequence: MNQPFGNITYILILTVRPKILPFSFGDSPSNAGNPVQVGCTVMEGDKPLRITWNFYGEELSSNMGVSTMPVGDSMNVLIIPSVVPSNRGNYTCLAKNSAGNDSFTAQLLVNGSDFTPQLKVTIRFTII